The following DNA comes from Halarsenatibacter silvermanii.
AATCTTTTATCTCTTCATCCCTATCCCGAAAAAACTTTTCTATAAGTTTTCTACCATACCTGTTAAAAATCTTTTGCAATTCCGCTGAAAGCTCAGAAATGTCTGTTTCAGAATCATTCATCATCATTTCTTCAAACTTTTCAATTAAAACAAAAATGTCTTCACCAAACTGGTCAATTAGTTCTTCATATGTTATACTTTTTAACAAGAGGACTCCCTCCTTAATTTTGTTTTGGGTGGATCTAAAACAATTATATCAGGGGGAGTCCTCTTTTTTAATGCCAGATACTTTTTTCAGACAATTATAACTTTGACCCTACAACTATTTTACACTAAGAAGATTAAACCCTGTTTTTAAACCGGGAGACAGCTTCTGCCGGATTTTCTTTTCCAAATATAGCAGAGCCAGCAACTATAACATCAGCCCCGGCATCAACTATCTCGTCAACATTATCGAGTTTTATACCTCCATCTACCGCCAGCTCGGCAGAGCTGTTATGTCTTTCTATCATATCTCTGGCCGCGGAGATCTTTTCACGCATGACCGGTATGAAACTCTGACCTCCAAAACCGGGGTTAACCGACATAATCAGAATCATATCGAGCTCGGGCATTAAATATTTGATATTCGCCAGAGGAGTATGAGGATTGAGAGAGATTCCCGCCCGACAGCCCTCATTTTTTATCTGCTGCAGGACCCTGTGGCTGTGAAGAGCGGCCTCTTCATGGAATGTTATAATGTCTGAGCCAGCTTCTGCAAAATCTTCGATAAAATCTTCAGGATTTTCTATCATCAGATGTGTATCAAAAGGGAGTTCGCTAAAATCTCTTAAATCTTCGATCACCACCGGTCCAAAAGTCATATTGGGAACATAACTACCGTCCATCACGTCAAGATGAAGATAATCAGCATTTTCTATCTGCTGCAGCTGTTCCCTGAGCTGAGAAAAATCGGCTGCCAGCAGTGAAGGAGCAATCTTAGCTGTAATGATCATCACCCTCCTTGCGAGCGGCCTCAACCAGTTGACAGTATGAATTATATCTGAATTCTGGAATTTCGTTATTTTCTACGGACTCTTTTACAAAACAATCGGGTTCATGAGTATGAGTGCAGGTGCTGAAATGACATTTATTTTGATATCCACTGAAATCCGGAAAATAATTTTTCACTTCTTCAGGTTTTAGATTTTCCAGAGTTAAGGAAGTAAAACCGGGACTGTCAGCAACCCAGCCATTTCCGGGAAGCGGCACTAGTTTAACCTGGCGGGTGGTATGAGTTCCTCTGCCCAGTTTTTCACTGATATCTCCCACCGTGAGCTCCGCCCCTGAAACCAGTTCGTTGATCAGAGCCGATTTGCCCACACCAGAAGGTCCGGCCATTACGTTTATGCCGGCAAACAACGACTCCTTCACAACCTGCAGATTTGTCCCTTTACTCACACTAAAAATATGAACTGAATAACCGGCATTTTTGTAGGCTGTAATCTTATCCTCCTGTTTAGCGGGAAAATCGGAATCGAGATCGAGTTTATTTATTAAAATAACCGGATTCAGACCTTCTTTTTCCACCAGCAGAATAAATCTATCGAGCAGACTAAAATCTATCTCCGGTTCTTTGATCGAAAACATTATATTTACGGCATCAACATTGGCCACTTTGGGACGATGTAGAAGATTATCCCTGGGAATTATCTCCTCAATCATCCAATTTTCGAAAACAACCCGATCCCCGGGAAAGATCTGCTCCTGAACCCTGCCCCTGACTTCACAGCGATGCTTTTGACCTTCATCGTCAACAACGTAAAAAAATCCGCCCACTGCTTCGGTTACTATACCCTTCATAATTCTGTAATTTCTCCCTTCTTTAATTGAAGGTTTGGCTGTATATTATTTCATCCTCCTTAATTATTTGATAATGCGTTTCTCCTTTACTGTAAACGCTGACTTCTATGTTTCTCTCAGGTTCAATCATTCTCTGCCAGAT
Coding sequences within:
- the rpe gene encoding ribulose-phosphate 3-epimerase — protein: MIITAKIAPSLLAADFSQLREQLQQIENADYLHLDVMDGSYVPNMTFGPVVIEDLRDFSELPFDTHLMIENPEDFIEDFAEAGSDIITFHEEAALHSHRVLQQIKNEGCRAGISLNPHTPLANIKYLMPELDMILIMSVNPGFGGQSFIPVMREKISAARDMIERHNSSAELAVDGGIKLDNVDEIVDAGADVIVAGSAIFGKENPAEAVSRFKNRV
- the rsgA gene encoding ribosome small subunit-dependent GTPase A; its protein translation is MKGIVTEAVGGFFYVVDDEGQKHRCEVRGRVQEQIFPGDRVVFENWMIEEIIPRDNLLHRPKVANVDAVNIMFSIKEPEIDFSLLDRFILLVEKEGLNPVILINKLDLDSDFPAKQEDKITAYKNAGYSVHIFSVSKGTNLQVVKESLFAGINVMAGPSGVGKSALINELVSGAELTVGDISEKLGRGTHTTRQVKLVPLPGNGWVADSPGFTSLTLENLKPEEVKNYFPDFSGYQNKCHFSTCTHTHEPDCFVKESVENNEIPEFRYNSYCQLVEAARKEGDDHYS